The genomic region tatttaatttggtcattagccatattgtctgtaacttttcattttttctatagtttctgacaaaatttttacacaatctgacatttttttattttactgattatgccgcccactttgtgatgccgcctgatgcgcatcatagcacggcacggccctgtgTAGACTACAACCATATTTGTGGCGTTATTCCAGTTTCGTATAATATGTAGTTTTACTTAGTAATATGAAATATAATAAATAGAAGAAAAATCCCAGAGGAATTGCTTTTTACCTTATTGTACTTATTTGAAAGCAAGTTCATATGGTTTTTCCTCATCAAAAAAACTATCACTGATGTTAGCAGTTACCTTTGTACTAacctttatatttattttctgtttCAGGTATTTAAAGAACAAAATTGTTTCATTAATAAAGCCCAACGCAGTGTATTTTTAAATATGGATCAGAATGAGTTTCTACTCCATTCAGCCACACAATTTGGGAACCTAGATGAAGTACAACAGTTGATTGAAAGAGGAGCAATAATTAATGAAGTGGATTCTGATGGTTTTACGTCACTACATATAGCAGCACAGTTCAGCCATATAAAAGTAATCGAATATTTATTGGCACACGGTGCAGATGTAAACGCAATCGAATCTTGGGGAAGGAGCCCTTTACATTTTGCTGCGCGCAATGGTGATCTTGAAATAGTTCGATTATTCACAGAAGCTGGAGCAAATACGCATTGTTCAGATCTCTATGGAAATAGGCCTATTCATGCTGCTACTGAAGAAGGATATGCagaaattgtaaaatattttttagaacaTGGGATATTTGTAGATATTATAAATGAAACCAGCAAAATGACGCCACTTCATTTAGCTGCAGATTTCAGACATATAAAACTAACCGAATATTTATTGACACACGGTGCAGATGTAAACGCAATCGAAACGTCTGAGAAGAGGAGCCCTTTATATTTTGCTTCGCGCAATGGTGATCTTGAAATGGTTCGATTATTCATAGGAGCTGGAGCAAATATGCAGTGTTCAAATATCTATGGAAATATGCCTATTCATGTTGCTGCTGAATCGGGAAATCTagaaattgtaaaatattttttagaaaatggtGTAGATGTAGATATTATAAATGAAAGCAGCAAAATGACGCCTCTTTATATGGCTGCATGTGGTGGTTACATCGAAGTAGTAGATTATTTACTGTTAAATAATGCTAACGTGCGTCTCAAAGATTGTCAGAAACGGAGTTCAATTCATTATGGTGTTATGGCAAGGAATGTAAAAATTGTTCATGGCCTTATAGAAAAAGGAGTTGAAATGAACGCCAAAGATATCTTCAAGATGACTCCTTTAGATTTAGCGTGTAGAGATGCAAATTTAGAAATTGTCCAGTTACTTTTAAAAAACGGTGCAGTGTGTAACCTACAGGAGAAATCCCGGAATTATTCTCCACTCCATTGGGCATCAGAAACGTGTAATCTAGAAATTGTAAAGTATTTTATCACCTTAGGGGTAGACGCCAATTTCGGTACAATTCAAGAATATACTCTTCTGCATGTAGCTGCTAAATGGAATCACATTACATTGGTTAAATATTTGGTTGAAATTGGTGCTGATGTTAACAAGAAAACTATACCCAAAGGAGCTACTCCATTATATTATGCGATAAAAAATATATGCACAGATATTGCagagtttttaattctaaatggAGCTGATCTAAAAGAAGCTGAATATAAAGGCAAATCTACTTTATCGATAGCCTTAAAAGATGTGCCAAGTGATTATCCAGAGTCGAACCAGACAAAGTATATAGTACTTGCAAAACTAATAATCAAATACACCGTGTTAATTTACAATCCCATTGAAACATTTATTCCGGATGGTTGTCCTTTCTTCAAAGAATTATCGCAATACTATAACGACTGCCAAAAAGAAATAACAAGTATGAGCAGTGTGACAATACAAAATAGTACTGTTTCATTACATCAAATAATGTGCGGCTCCAATAAAGGCAACGCGTTTGTTCAATATCTATGTAACGACAATATTAAAAACGAGTTGGAAAATATTGAAGATTACCTTAAACACTTTTCGATATATGGTAATATTCTGCCGTTGTTACAACTTAGGGTTAAGAAAGGTCTTCAAAGAATGGAATTACTTAAAGATGCTGACTTAATACTGAAAAAAATTGCAGCTAAGTTACCATCAGAAATAAGATGGAAAGTGTTCGACTACTTAGACATGACTGATCTTAAAACTGTGACAGGGTTGCCAGACCGATTTATACAATTCCCCCAACCTGAACTACAAATTCccccaaaaatgacattttttaaaaaaaatcttccaAAATTCATCtgccatttcttcttcttttttctgaGCTGTCAGCTGTCATTTCTTCTTTTGGGCTGTCATCTgtcattttttcttctattttggCTGTCAAGTGTCATTTTACCAGCGTAGAATTTTAGTAGATTTTATACAATATATTGTAAATCTGCCATTTACATATCTTACAAAATGATTTTGTGTCATCTTCCAATCCTTTATAGGATTGGAAGGACCAATCCATCATACatagaataattaattattaatgacCCACACCAATAAAATTCTATTAAACAGATTACCTTTCTTTAAGTTCAGTATCCGATGCCCAAGCAAGTCGGTATTTTCGGGTATACTCCTTTTCTTTAGGCATATTTCTAGATTAACACAAacactaatttaaataaattatgcgTATTTTGAACACACCAGAAATATACCTAACCTTCTTCAAAGTTAATTTGAAAAGTAAATAAAGTTAAACAATAGGAGATACGATTTTCTGTGTTTCACATAGGTACGTACCGTTATGAATATTTAAATACACCATCAAGCGCACAAAAACCAAATTTTGTTGTGTCGCTATTGAAGAAAACTGTAAtggtttacaaaataatttaaatagtTTGTACTAGATGGCAGAATCGACTGTAAATGAATTTATATTCAAATATTTTTGTGAATCACAGTTTAACTTGAAATTCAAAATCGGTCAAGCAATGGAATGTGTTCTTAAAATTATACCCCAAAAAACCCCAATGCGAAAAAATTTTCATCCAAAAAATCCCCCATTCAGTGTATTCCCCCAAAAAATCCCCCAAACAAGAAAAAATACCCCAAATTTGCGGGAAATTttcccaatctggcaaccctgaaCTGTGATACAATcagattttatttaaataaaaatgattatttgtttgtttttaaaaacgTTGAGAGGAGGGGGTAGAGAAATACCGTGCTCGGGGAATAAATTACAGTATCTATCCCATAcgtgaaagtaaaatttttcccaaccagttcgggttatGCGCCGAATAAGTAAGATGTAGGTTTTTTAATCTTTGTAAATATATGGTGTTGTATCCCTTATTTGGTTTAAGTCCACTTTATgttatatcaaaaataacaattttttatgtttatcatTGTTTTATGGAAAAATTAATTCGATATTAATATACCATATTGATTTGATTGGAATGATCTCGACCATTTCTATATGGAGGATAAAGACAAATACAtcatttaatattaatatattatacatagtATCTACAACAATGTAACATAATAACAACTTTATACCATTTAAAGAGTTTTTCACCCATATATTTTTAGTAGCTCAACCATGTATACCTTGCAAGCAGTACTGATGATGGAATTGTCATTCCGAAaatgttctgtgatgtagcccgaaAGGgtcattttaataaatatatcttttataaatggttttttaataaatttttgtacCTGTGAGATTTCCTAAACGTAACAACCACTTTAAATGTAAAATATAGCACAAATATGATCAGGTCAACGGCTACAAGTAagctaaatgctacaaataaaaaccagagttagaacattggtTGTAacttagcaaagtcgacgtcattgtctttgcaaagagcgctaattatatccgaacgtctgcggctCCTCCGGTGATAGACACAGATTTGTTGGCTGTCTTTCGCCACTTTTCTCTCTACCCTCAAGAATTTGCCTAATATGTACTTGTTAACTTATGGCACACTGTCCGTCTATCCAATCAAATTCCTATTAGCATAATTTGAGCAATAAATCATGTTATTTAAGACTATAGAAATAACTCCTTGTAGCGGCATGTAAGTACAACACGTTTACATTGCACAATTACAGACCGAATACATTTGTATGTGTTTGCGGGCATATGAGTGTCTGTTTTTGCTGGTATGTGTGCATACATATGTATTTGTCTGGGGTttcaatttatatattttttaaatattggcttgatcttatagTATctttttacaaccagacaatgttctaactctggtttttatttgcagcatttagtttacttgtaaccgttgacctgatgatgctctgcaTATTGTAttgagcgaaaccggtcgtcgttTTCAATTTAACGTTTTCAAATACTTCCATTGTGGCTTGGAGCATTTAAAGTTATCTAGATATAAGTAGTCTAAATATAGACTTTGGGATAAAATTATCCCAAAGTTTAGAGGACAAAATGGACACAGAATATTAGATATCCATGCACCGTTTGGAATTGAATTGAATGTAAAAACTACATTTCTTAATTATTTGAAGATGAGAGAGTAGAACACTATACACATACACCGATTGCTATAACAGGTTCAAATATAAAAGAAAGTGAAGTTACACGACAAAAAATGGAAAAGCACTTGCCCCCGATGCAGCAAGtgctaaaatattttttggaagaaaataaaattaaagcacTGTGTGGTCTCTTTAACAGAATTTATGACACTGGGATATTACCAACTGATTGGTTAAAGTCGACTTTTGTCACAATACCAAAGAAACAGTGCGCAAAGACATGcagtcttcttcttcatgtaccacgtcctttcagaacgttggttaccatcatagctatgcTAATTTTGTTCACtaccaccctaaatagcatgcttgtatcaacaccataccaatctcgcaagttcttcaaccgtgaggttcttcttcgtcctggactgcgtttgcctgctatttttccttgcataatattttgcagcaacctatatttgggacctctcattacatgtccgaaatactccagctttctctgcttgatgatTTTTATTATCATGCAGTGAATATCGTAAACTAATCGGATGAGTGATGAGTAACGTTTTGAACAACTTCCTACGAGTAGGTAATATACAGTGGTGAGTGCGCTAacaaccggcaaaataacgcaaaagatgtaAAACATAATATGTACgttgtttctcacctttagatgtatcggaggagtatgacaactgtcactgtgacttTTATAAAATTGTGTGactagaattttataaaattctcccaGACATCTAAAGGCGGGAAACTATGTAATCATAGACATAATAAGGAtaaaggcatactgagcaaaataGTGTAACGCGCGGGCAGTCGATCAGTGGTCTATCCATCTCTTTTTATTAAGCAATCCCGCTCATGTGACAGACAAAggtggctagaccactcaaagtgaatattgaccaatgacgtccttgatattggcgttacacctcgatgcacagagcggcccatacctTACCTTATCTATTCTTATTATATCTATGAAATTTATAGGTTCCTTTTTATTCACAACGTCTACTATGTTTCCCATCTTTGCGTTATTTgacggttattagcgcactcatcactagAATGTACAAAAATCAGAGGTTTTAAGTCTGTGTCTAGTAAGACATATTACCGCTGTCTTGTCCTGTGAAAAACTAAAACCCATATTATTAACCCTATCACGCATGCAGTAGAGAATGTAGCACAAAGTAATGAAGGAATGTTGGATACTTTTCGGGCATATCTCGTATTATCCGGTTAATAGTTGAATATGTATAGCGGAAATGTGGTCGAAAATGTATTTATAcactataataattattgtatcgCATAAATAAGAAATATAGGTAGTAGAAAAGGTAAGATTTGTAGGTTTTGGTAGTTCTGCTTTAAGTTATAGTGCGGCGGCTGGttttttctggtaattaaatgtgtaattaaaaatatttatggtTTAGTTATGTATATCCCGTTAAAGCAGGGCATATCGTATGTGCtaacattaattttgaaaatttcttaTTTACATTTAACCTTACAGAGATCATTTATCTAACCATGTGCTTGCCTTGATAACTGATGTACCTAGAATAGCTTTCGTAATTACGCTGTTATTGTTATTAGGATTATTAATACTAAaagaattatataaaaatatttaaatctaaaattgaatgaaccaccaacacccgAAGTTACGAccaacgaagaaataaacatcgaagaaggagaggtaaaggaagcattaagaaaattaaaaattagaaaatactccaagagaggacagaatatcgaacgaactcctaaagtacggagggcaagatctaactaaacaactattaaaactaatacaaaaaataatagaacaacacagaataccacaagaatggagatcaacatcctaatacctctcttcaaaaaaggatacaaatcggacccggagaattacagaggaattaacgtATTTAGCACAACCACAACATTAATATTAACagccaaagtgataacaaacaaattgaatgcaATTatacattagcagaagaacaacaaggttttaggtcgggaaggtcatgcactgacgctatatttataatgaggcaagttcaagagaaatcgttggaatacaataaaccgacatatttatgtttcgtggaccttaagaaagccaaatgctttcttaagtcaagggtcaaattaaaggacgttatccatttgttatactcaagagag from Diabrotica virgifera virgifera chromosome 3, PGI_DIABVI_V3a harbors:
- the LOC126882002 gene encoding putative ankyrin repeat protein RF_0381 isoform X2 — protein: MDQNEFLLHSATQFGNLDEVQQLIERGAIINEVDSDGFTSLHIAAQFSHIKVIEYLLAHGADVNAIESWGRSPLHFAARNGDLEIVRLFTEAGANTHCSDLYGNRPIHAATEEGYAEIVKYFLEHGIFVDIINETSKMTPLHLAADFRHIKLTEYLLTHGADVNAIETSEKRSPLYFASRNGDLEMVRLFIGAGANMQCSNIYGNMPIHVAAESGNLEIVKYFLENGVDVDIINESSKMTPLYMAACGGYIEVVDYLLLNNANVRLKDCQKRSSIHYGVMARNVKIVHGLIEKGVEMNAKDIFKMTPLDLACRDANLEIVQLLLKNGAVCNLQEKSRNYSPLHWASETCNLEIVKYFITLGVDANFGTIQEYTLLHVAAKWNHITLVKYLVEIGADVNKKTIPKGATPLYYAIKNICTDIAEFLILNGADLKEAEYKGKSTLSIALKDVPSDYPESNQTKYIVLAKLIIKYTVLIYNPIETFIPDGCPFFKELSQYYNDCQKEITSMSSVTIQNSTVSLHQIMCGSNKGNAFVQYLCNDNIKNELENIEDYLKHFSIYGNILPLLQLRVKKGLQRMELLKDADLILKKIAAKLPSEIRWKVFDYLDMTDLKTVTGLPDRFIQFPQPELQIPPKMTFFKKNLPKFICHFFFFFLSCQLSFLLLGCHLSFFLLFWLSSVILPA